One Salvia splendens isolate huo1 chromosome 1, SspV2, whole genome shotgun sequence genomic window, GGCGTAGAGATCCATCATAATTGTACAAACGAAATGAATGGACAAGGCATGTGGAAATATTTGTTGAGGTGTCTATCTTTTCTATGGGTGGGTCCATTTTCAGTACATTAGTTGTCGTTGTAGTGATTATTTCCTCCATCAGCCAATAAGGCCAATAAGTGTGACAACCCTGACACGTTTCTAACGTGAAGGATGTTGGTCTGAAAAAGTTAATGTAACGtgggttttatttttttatactcaCTTCGTTCATAAAATATAATCTTATTTATGGACGACAtgaattttattgaaaaattgataaagtaagagagaatgagaaaaagtaagtgaaataagagagatatgaataaaaagtatattttaaaaaaattattctttatttttattattatctccaTCTTACAATAGGAATCCATATTTGACTCGGcgtgattttaagaaatttaaagagaagtgagttgaaaaaattagtagattaaggatcctacttttatttattagtttcaTAATAAATGTAAGTGAAATCAGTTAGTGTAATGTGAGATCTACTtataatttatagtaaaagtaaaactGGACTTTTATTGTGGTAcagactaaaatgataaaagtgaactcttattgtgagacggaggtagtactttattagagttaattaaggacaatattttattttcttgccATGTGGTGCTCTTCACCACCATGACAACCGCTATTGATCATGGCGttagagatgcccacggttccggttttggaaaTTGTCGAACCGGAATCGAACCGCGAGGgtgtttcacggttccggttccaaaaccgacggttacggtttcggttcggaaccgtcggTTTTTTACGGCTTTTCACGGttccaaaccggcggtttttagTGGTTCCGGCTAGATTTCACGATTTTCCaacggtttttcacggttccggtttggaaccatCCGGAATCCACGGTTCCGGCACAGTTTCGGTTCGTAaaatttggaaccggaaccggcccgcggtTCAAAATATGACGGTTCTggttcaagaaaaaagtcacggttccggttcggaaccggaaccggcggttatggttccgcggttaaccgccggaatcGAAAACCTTGGGTATCTCTACATGGCGTCCGGTGATATCTCATCCACGTCatgcttaaattattttgtgtAGTTGTTATGTGCTTTCGAATTTGTGTTGCATCAACACGAGTAATAATAGCGTATCACTAATATATTCATGTTATGTGTCAATCGTGTTAGTATTTGAATTTAATAGTTTAAACATTATCAGATTAATTCGATAATAATTCGACCCGCAAGAGTTTATCTGCCCTACTAAATCAATTATTCGTCAATAGAGTACTAGGATGACTTTTCCATTGACTCAGAAGCATGTGGGCATTAAATGCAAACTATACTTAACTAGGAATAGACTCCATCGACTCATGCTCATACTTACACTGATAAATCACAAATGCATGTTGAAATTTATATCCCACGTAGTTGTGCAATTAGTGCAAATCACACACTGAATTAGTGCAAATCACACACTGACAAACATACTGATACGaatctctattattattattatttagtttagctattatagggatttagtatatctttttttatatctttattttcttgttcattaagttagtagcattataaatatgatagactgttattttttttattcattcaatcaattaatgaaatattttctccacCAAGGATAACGTGTGTTTTTCAATCCTAACTTTAgattccctccgccgatcctaattggacgccggagtattctatcagccaccgagttatctgcccgacgggagcgactcccgTGCACAGAAACTCTGCAACCGTCCGCCGAGCCTATTGGTCGCCGGAAATTGatctccaccgccgagcgaaactcgccgtcggttcgagatggtgggaggatgagatctcaatgaaagcaccagttgttaagggtgTTCCCTGATATCATATGTATATGAATATCTCCTTGTctcatatattaaaatatttgctAAATTAGGGTGATATCTTAAACTAAGAGTGGGAAATGATACAGGAAACTAAGCGATAACATTGTATATGTAATGAGTCAAAGGTGGCGGATTATGTAtgaacatatttttattaagtgtTAGGTAAGTGGTCAAATAACACGTGAATTATGCAACATAAAGGAtatgaattaaaaaattagtCGAATTTCTTACGCTCTAATAGAATCCAATGGGCACCTGACTCGCATCATTATTGGGCCgtatttattaatttgttttttagatATTGttgattatataaaaaaaaggaaaagaaaatataagaaatttTTATTACAGCCCCCATATTTTTCTATCACATTCTTtactagaaaaaaaaacttaccaTGTCAATATTGGAAAACTTAGCACATCAATATTCCATGACAATATTATCAAGAAATTGAGTAAAAATAAGGGAGAATTGAAGTGGTTGCTCaatataaaattgatgaaaGATGGATCTAACCCTACTCTTCTTTTAGTACGTGAGAACTATcatgcatatttatttattattactatcaattttctataaatttgaTCGTATATATAGTTGCCATTTTTACCTATAATTAAAACCGTCACTTTTCTCAAAGTCTATAATATGGAAAAAGctcattcattttttttgtcaatttgAAGTTTGAACAATCAAAGCTTATATACTTGTGAGAGACATTGGTTGTGTTAGtcattaaatttattttgaatgtTGAATACCACAAGGATCAAGTGCCCCAAAAACAAAAGAtactatttattaaaacttttaTTTCAAGATTCTTGATTATTCTACCTTTTAAGTTAATGTTGTTATATTCATAAATCTTAATAATGAGGATAAAAATTATCCAATATTAATGTGTCTTTATCAATCATGAAGAATAAATAATTTCAagtaaaattactttttttttcaaagtttgagattttataaaataagaaataagtTCGCGACTTTTGTCAGAAATAGGGCTGTCAAATCGGGTACCCGCAGGTACCCGACCCGAAATTTTCGGGTACCCGATCctgaaaatccaaaaaattgctacccgatacccgatccgAAAAAATTTTCGGGTACCCGAATACCCGAttcgggtatccagtcccgaaAAATCGGGTACCCGATAccctatttaaaaaataaattcataatattttaCAGATGGAGAATTAACTAAAATTTACTTTCAAGTATTATATCAAACTCTAGCACATCAGATTAAGTATTCCAGCTTAATTAGTGAGACTGATATTTTCGGATAACTTAGTTAGGATTGattaatgtataattattttcatttcctTCTTGGTTAATTGGCTAACTTTTAGTAAAATATTTCCAATTAAAAAATAGAAGTCGATCCCAGTTCCACAGTGGCGCAGTTGGTTGAATTAGTAGTAGCACCAATAATTTTACATGTTTGGATTTATTTCTGGTGCAGCCttcaagaataaaaataaaaatctgtCACTAACACCCAATCTGTGTTTCAAAATTTGCTCATCTCTAAATATGGAGTAGTATGAATTATCACTCTTTGTTTACTAATAGTAAAAAGTTAAAAGCCAACCATGTTAAAATCATATTTTCTTCTTATTCTGTTGATACACAGTGTTACAAAAcaaaaatactagtataataaTGATGTTCTAATTAATTAGGCTGAATAATTATTCAATCTAATTTGAGAATTTACAGAATATAATATTCGATTTATTTTGGCAAATGAGTGTACTatggattaattaaatattgtaaTGTGTAGAACCCTAAATTCCCTAATTGAATTAGTTGATAAATgtgacaaattaaataaaagattagtaaaattatatataattttcgggtatttgggtattacccgatcgggtatcgggtacccgatacccgaaaatccaaaaaatccaatacccgatcccgacccgaaacccgatttttcgggtatcgggtatccaattacccgattttttcgggttcgggtatctggtatccaatacccgatatccaaTTTGACAGCCCTAgtcagaaaaaaatatatatgtaaaatatgtagcgaatttattttattttatttaaagacAAAGTCCGGATTATAAGTTATACCCGCTTTGATACTTAGGTGAAAAAAGATCCATGTAAAGTTCGCTGAAATCTGTATTCAGCATATTTTTCAACATATAGGAAAAGTTTTGGTTTTTGAAAATCGCAAAAATTTAGGAAACAAACTTtaactattattataattataattatcatttttattaattataattaatagttAAAGATCAAATGGACCAATTTTAGTATTTGAGGGCTATATTTACAATTCAATTTATATTGGCACATTTATTTGCAAGCCCAGTAACAAATTCATTCACGGTTCCTATTTTTACACCATCACCCTCTTTTTACGCCCACTctctattttttacttttttacacCCAGAATTCAAGAGTGAGTGCTATACTACTATGAATCACTTTACatgtaggagtagtatttattttgtcattacttatttttataatccttcctatttcatactcattatatttttcaattgtacattattattaaatatgaattttattaaataGTGTGAAATGAAGTGGGAGTGGAGACTTATATTTATAGAGGGAGGATCTTTACCGTTGGCCTCGGCAAGCGCGTGGGTTAGCCTAGGCATGAGGGCGCGTCTATGCGGAAACaacaataaataaaactatAAATGATCAGTTATTGAATACCATAGATTTTTACTCCATAACCCATGAAAGCAAAGAGCTTTATTACAATACAACATCTTACTACAAAAGCTCAATTCCACCACTCCACACATCAAGTAAATCGCCAACCTTATTCATAGCTAAATAAAACAAGATGTCTCACATTAATCATAAGGATGCAAAATCAAAtgtgaagaggaagaggatccacATAAAGAGCTGCAATCAATGGCCCCAAATACTTCTCAGGATCAGTGTAGCCATCCTCTTTATTATTGTAAGTGATCTCAGCTATTCGACCATAGTTTAAGAGTTGCTCCACCATTTCCTTAGGCACTGTGCTACTTCCCTTTGCCCACTCTGCACTTACATCTTCCCATCCATTCTCAACAAGCTCCACAAACTCACTAATCGCTTCTTGCTTCGACACGCCTTTGTCTTTCATGTAGCAATCCACCACCGTCGCCATTTTCCCTTCCCTATTCTCGCGCTTCATCGTCAAATATAAACTTTTAATTACTCatttaactatatatatatatatatatatatgtaacaaCATTAATTACGTGGTACTACTATAGTAGTGTCACATACTTCATGGCTGCCCAAGTCTTCTAGGGTTCGACCCATCTTGGCCGTGGAAATGACTATTTTGGGCTCACTGAGGAGCCATTGGACTGCTGCTTCATCAATATATTTCATGCCGGGGACAAGAGATGTGAACATCACATACATACAGCTCGTGATCACTGAATTCGTCATGTATTCTTCGAAACCTGGCATTTGCCTTTCCATAATCCACTTCTGCTCTTTGTTATAAGCCCTACCAAGCTGCTTCACCTTATCAATTGTCACAAAAAAAAGGAACATTATCTTTTAATTCTAGAAATTTAAAACAAACtaattagatttaattaattaagggAGTATTGACATAAGTGATGGAGCAAGAAGTGTTTTTTCAACTTTGATGAGGGGTATAATTGTATACGCTTAAAAAGGTCTACTAATCGAGAGGGTGTTCGTAGCATTTTTTGACTAATTCTAAAGAAAAATTAGGCTCACATGGCTGTTAAACAAGTTAATGTGAGAAATAGAAAGCATgcattaattaatactaataaggCTTACTGTTTCTCTGTAGTAAGGAACAACGAATGATTTTCCTTTCTTTTCAGCATCAACTACAAAATCTTCATATGTACTCATAATGAATCTATAAACAACTTTCATGAAATCAGGGAGTACATCAATCTCATCCAAATTCCACctgaaaaattttaaaaatgttgaataagtaacttttttttaaatgcgCCTCACATTCTACTGTCTCacttcactaatattaatacatAAAAGTTGTTCCAAGTAAAATTGAGGCATTTAATGATAgacggggggggggggagtgTATTAAAATGTACCTCTCGAGAATCTCGGTGAAAAGATCATCCTCTTCAAGTGTAGCGTAATTATCATAGGTATCATCCATAATCGACACAAGTTGCATGTTCTTGGCAACAGTTACTCGAAGGTAAGAGTATTGAGGTTCGTAGCGTAACGCATTGCCCCATAGATAACACTCCACAACTCTGTCTCTTGCATACGGCAGTTTGTTCTTTAAGTCAAATTTATCCCACCACCTTCACCAAAAAATAAGGCATGTTGGCATTTTCTATCCTACTTAAATTAGTCCAAAAAATCATGTTATAATGAATTTTACCTTGTGAGTTCAACCAACTCTTTCCTATAGATATTCTGcaagaaattgaaattgagtTTGGCTAATTTGAGAAGTAATTCATCGGTTGTTCCTTCTCTTTCATAGATGGAAATGTAGAATCGGATATTTAAAATTGGAAGGCCTCTATGAATGGAGTGCTTCAAAGCTTGCTGCACTTTCTCTTTCACAATGGGAGACTGATCTGATGATGATAGCACTTGATTCAATTGACCCACTGTGAATTTTGCAGCGTCGTCTAATATTTTTTCGTTGCGAATTCGTGCATGAGCTGCCTCGTACAAACTTAGGATGCCTTCGACGTCGTTGCCATGGCTTTCTGGTTTCCATTTGTAGTCCTTCTCAACGAATTTGTCGAAAACATCTGTGTCATCAACATGTGATCATGTAAATTATGAATTGTGTAAAAATTGGGTCCGTCCATCCTAGTAAGTCATAAATTTATTGaacattatataaaaattaattgttGGCATCTAAATTAAAATAAGTAGTACATAATAAGTGAGTTACCGCAATAAACAGCATACTGATGTTGCCTGAGCAAACGAAATCTAAGTGCAGTAGTAAGCAAGTCATCGTCGACGTCTTCACGTTCCTTTCCCGATTCATAAATCAGTTTGAGCTTCTCTTCGATCTCCTTCTCAAAATGATACGCGACTCCCAAACGCTCAATTTTGTCGATCAATATCAACAATTTTGTAGACTCTGCAGCCATTAACATTCTTCCTGTTTCCTTACTCAACGCTTCCATTTCCTTAGAGTACTTCTCCTGCACCTATATATATTTCCAAATTATTTCCAAATTAAACTACTAGTTATATCATGGACGGATATATATTGTCCACACTAgcattaatataaaataatagtacctGATTATCAAAagaaaatgaagagaaaatattGGCCCACATGCTTGGCTTGTATGAGAGGGTGGGAGGGCGGATATGCCTCACGTTGCTTGAATTAGCACTCACCATATTTGCTGCAGCCATTTCTTCAAAATACTAAACTTTGCTTTGATTTATTGATTATGTTATGATACTGAAACAGATCGTCCACCAATTTATAGATGcatcttttctttctttattggGAAAAGCTGTGacgtataattattttttaatatgcaaattaaaattaaactacTAATTCTATGGGTAATGGAGTAGGTTCAATGGTGGACCACGTCAGTTGGTCGCATACTATTAAAATATTTGCAATAATTAGTGGGATGTCTTTTACTTGAGAATTTAGTGTTCGATCACTCTTTTTCGTCCCATATTATTTCATTTGTAGTAAAGTAATACGTAAAATATTAGGGCCGGGCAAACAAATTGTGAGGGTTGGATTGCTATTTGGTTAACTTAATAACAATTATCTAAAAGTAGAATCATGCtcaatttgttatttaatttatttattcaaattatagAAAAAATGGTCAAATTGAACTTCTATTTGTagataatttatgaatttaatggtatcaatattaattttaaactgttttatataaaataaaattaagtatACTCCACTTTCTAGTCTATATGTTCAAATAGGAAAAACTTTATAGATTTTTTAATGTAcctaaaatattactccacttTTTGATGTACCTAGAAAAATGACCCCACCTTATTACCTATATCAAACACCTACATTTAACTAAGGTGCACTTCGTTACCTagctaaataataataataataataataataataataatattattattattattattattattattattattattattattattattattattattattatcattattatattaCGTGACTACTCAATAAAACCTAAGATTAGTGAATATGTCTGTCAATGATCCCAtagtaataatagtaatatctAGTGACTGCTTATTATAACCCAATTAATAGTAGTAAGTATTATATTAATCGACTGCTCATGTGACTGCACGTAGTGGGATGTCTAGCATGGAAAATAGTACATGAAGCTAAGCGATAACATTATAAATCATGTGATGAATTAAATGTGGCGGATCATGTATGATTAAAAATGCTGATATCATATGGATTAAAATACTTGCAAAACTAGCTAGTTGGATGGCTGGCTTAAGCTAAGAGTGGAAAATGtgtatataatagtaataaggAATTAAAGGTGGCGGATTATGtatgaatatatttatataagtgTTAGGTATGTAGTCAAAGGTGGCGGATTATGtatgaatatatttatataagtgTTAGGTATGTAGCAAATCACACGTGAATTGTGCACTCTTACGGATATGAATATTCCCTTAtcccatattaaaaaaatagtagaatTTCATACGCTTTAAAGAATCCAAATGGGCACCTGGCATGCATCAGATATGGgtcgtatttatttttttctcatataTTGTGATTGTGTATATTTTTGTTTAGGGTTTAGACAAACCCAAAAGGCAAGCGGGTCATCTTCATcgggacagaaggagtatcaaTTTTACAAAACATGTGAAAAGAGTGAAAAATATGTGTAAATATATGTTTTCCACTTTCTTTCCATTAAAAAGAatacatatactccctccgtaaaactaaagatgacccactttcgtTTTAGATTGTCACATCCAAGATGATTCATTATTAGAAATAGAAATTTCTTTATCTCAACTTTATTTCTTCTATCTTGCTTTATtttctccacctaacacacaaaataaactgCATAAAACCTCGATCAACGAAAAGTTTTCTTGGGAcaaggagtataatttttaagGGTCAATTGGATGTGTGCTTGTCGGACACTGCCCCAAGCCCAATTTTGACCTGACCCGGCCCAAAATTCTACATGGATCTAATCCGACATTATTTGGTTATGTGTGAGAatcatgcatttatttattaatgataattatattttagataataaaaaatgtcatattttaaatcaGATATACTTCTGTATAGATTACTTTAATCAGAACAACGACCATTCATATaatctttatttttaattataattagaaTCGTCGCTTTTCTCGAAGTCTATAATCAGGAAAAACTCATTCAATTTTGTTTGTCTATTTGAACGATCAAAGCCTATATACATgcgatcgaaacattggttacGTTAATTAGTCACCAAACCATATATACGACATCCTTTAGGATCCATTCATAGCAAGGGATTTAGTTTCGTGTTACATAAATTGTTCCAgagattatttaattaaatgtacaattcaatcaaaaatataattaataggatttaattatttaaataaatccagcgatttaattacataaaaaataattcaacacttaaattaaaccaaataataaatttaagatTATGATATCAAGGTACATATATATCCAGTCCCACTTCTAGTATTACTCGGCCCAACTACGAGTTAAATAGTTGAGGCCCAAATCCATTTAATTTGCCTCCGAATCCAAATTTATAagataattgaaaaattaaaattatgatataattagttatttttaatattgtgtgatTAACTTTCTTTACccaatttttccttttaaaaaattgttgttTTCACCTTTTTATTTTCCATCCTACTCTGGTTTGCAAGGGTGCTTTCCTTTCCATGAGGTAGAAGATGACAATGATTGAACATGGTTTGTACGATCAGTGGTATTGTAGTATCTTTCTCTTTGTATGGATTATGCTTGCAAATTGCATTAATCACCAATACAGTTGTTGACATACTTGACACTAGACATGCTGAAATGAATATCACCGCCAATATCAAATGATGTATTTGTCATtgtaaattatactactagGGTGTGTTTGAATTGGTCAATGTGGACATTTAAAGTATATTTAACGGCCTAATATGgtgtttgatttgttggttaaTTTTTCTGTGTGGCCTGTTCAATGGGCAAGGGCCAG contains:
- the LOC121807658 gene encoding gamma-cadinene synthase-like, producing the protein MAAANMVSANSSNVRHIRPPTLSYKPSMWANIFSSFSFDNQVQEKYSKEMEALSKETGRMLMAAESTKLLILIDKIERLGVAYHFEKEIEEKLKLIYESGKEREDVDDDLLTTALRFRLLRQHQYAVYCDVFDKFVEKDYKWKPESHGNDVEGILSLYEAAHARIRNEKILDDAAKFTVGQLNQVLSSSDQSPIVKEKVQQALKHSIHRGLPILNIRFYISIYEREGTTDELLLKLAKLNFNFLQNIYRKELVELTRWWDKFDLKNKLPYARDRVVECYLWGNALRYEPQYSYLRVTVAKNMQLVSIMDDTYDNYATLEEDDLFTEILERWNLDEIDVLPDFMKVVYRFIMSTYEDFVVDAEKKGKSFVVPYYRETVKQLGRAYNKEQKWIMERQMPGFEEYMTNSVITSCMYVMFTSLVPGMKYIDEAAVQWLLSEPKIVISTAKMGRTLEDLGSHERENREGKMATVVDCYMKDKGVSKQEAISEFVELVENGWEDVSAEWAKGSSTVPKEMVEQLLNYGRIAEITYNNKEDGYTDPEKYLGPLIAALYVDPLPLHI